The region GGCCGGCGAGTCCTACCTTTGGTACTCGCTGTACCGCAACCCCAACGTCGCGAGCGCCTACGGCGCCCTGATCCTCCTGCTGTCGGGGGCGTTCACCTGGACGTACCTGCGCGTGCTCCGGCCGCGCCCGGGGGAGGTGCAGGGGTGACATTCCGCCGGCTGAGCGTCTACAGCGCCGCGGTCGTGATCGCGGCGTGGGTGGTCTTTCCGATCGTGCTGATCGCGCTCGCCGCCTTCACGCCCCGGGAGGCGCTCTACGCGTGGCCGCGTCCCCTCTGGCCGGCCCGCTTCACGCTCGCCACCATGCGCACGTTTCTCGAGTCCACCGACGTGCTGCGATCCACCTGGAACAGCCTGCAGGTCGCGGGGATGACGATCGGGATGGCGTTTCTGATCTCCGCCCCCGCGGCGTACGCGCTGGCGCGCTACCGGTTCCGCGGGCGCGAGGCGCTGCAGTTCCTCGTGCTCGCGACGAAGATGTTCCCGGCCGCGATCCTGGCGGTCCCCCTGGCCGTCGCCTTCATCCGATGGGGGCTCTACGACACGCTCTTCGGCGTCGCGCTCGTCCACACGGCGCTGGCCGTGCCGTTCGTGATGACGATGGTGACCGGGATTTTCGTGGCGATCTCCTACGAGCTGGAAGAGGCCGCGATGACCCTGGGGAGCAGCCGGCTCGGCGCGGTGATCCGAATCACGCTGCCCATGGCGCTGCCGGGCCTCGCCGCGGCCGGCATCTTCACGTTCATCACGTCGTGGAACGAGGTGTTCGCGGCGTCCATCCTCACGGTCGACCACCGGACGCTGCCGGCGCTCATCCTCAACGCCGTGGTGGGCAGCGGCGCCGGCGCGCCGCTTGATTACCGGTTCGCCGGCGGCTTTTTCATGATCGTCCCGGCGCTGGTGATCATGCTGCTCATCCGCCGCTACCTGCTGACGCTGTGGGGGGTCGCGCTGCGCTGATGGCGGAGGTCCGGCTCGAGCACCTGCGCAAGACCTACGGGAAGGTAACCGCCATCGACGATGTGTCGCTCGCGGTCGACGACGGGGAGTTTCTGGTCCTGCTCGGCCCGTCCGGATGCGGCAAGACGACGGTGTTGCGGGCCGTGGCCGGCCTCGAGGAACTCGACCGGGGCCGAATTTTCATCGGCGGCCGCGACGTCACCCGGCTCCCGCCGGGCCGGCGCCGGATCGCGATGGTGTTTCAGTCCTACGCGGTCTTCCCGCACCTCCGCGTCTACGACAACATCGTCTTCGGGCTGCGCATGGCGCGGGAGCCGGCCGCCGAGCAGCGCCGGCGCGCCCAGGATGCCGCGGAGTTGCTGCAGATTCAGGATCTGCTCGACCGGTATCCCGCCCAGCTGTCCGGAGGCCAGCGGCAGCGCGTCGCGGTGGCGCGGGCGATCGTGATGCGGCCGGACGTCCTCCTGATGGACGAGCCGCTCAGCAACCTGGACGCGCTGCTGCGGCTGCACATGCGAACGGAGCTCAAGCGCATCCACCGCGAGCTGCGGGCGACGACGATCTACGTCACCCACGATCAGGTCGAAGCGCTGAGCCTCGGCCAGCGCATCGCGGTCATGTACGCCGGCCGGATCGTGCAGCACGATACCCCGTTGCGGGTCTACGATGCGCCCGCCAGCCGGCTGGTCGGCGCGTTCATCGGCAATCCGCCCATGAACTTTCTCGAGGGACTCGCGCAGGCGACCGGCGGCGGAACCGCCCTGGTCGTGTCCGGACAGCCGCTCGAGCTGCCCGGCCGGGCCGCGGCGTGGCTCGCGGCGCACGCGCCCGACGCGGTGCTCGCCGGCATCCGGCCGGAGCACATCGCCGTGTCGCTCGGCCCCGTGCCGGGGGCCATCGCCGCCGCGGTGGTCGCGGTCGAGTCCCTCGGCGCCCAGGGCCTGCTCACGGCGGCGGTCGGCGGGCAGATTCTGAAGATCACCGTGCCCGTGGACTTTCACGGCGACCCGGGACAACCGGTCTGGCTCCGCATCGACGGGTCGCGGGTCCGGCTCATGGACGCGCGGACCGGCGACGCGATCTCGGCGTAGCCCGCCGTGGCGGCGTCACCGGACCTCGTCGCCCCGTCGCTCGCCGTGCTGCGCCGGAACGACCTGGGGGCGTACACGCGGCCGAGCCCCCGGCTGTACCCGCACCAGTGGAACTGGGACAGCGCCTTCGTTGCGCTGGCGCTGGCCTATCGCGACTGGCCGCGGGCGGAGCGCGAGGTCGATGCATTGCTGGCGGCGCAGTGGACGAACGGGATGCTGCCGCACATCCACTACAACCCCGACGCCGGCGGCTACTTTCCCGGTCCCGAGTGGTGGCCCGACGTACCGGTGCGCCGGGCGGGCGAGCTCACGAGCGGGATCTCCCATCCGCCGGTGCTCCCCACCATGGTGTACTGGGCGGGGCGCGCGCAGCCGGACGTCCGGGTCCGGCACGCGTGGTGGGCCCGGATCTACGAGCCGCTCCGCGGGGCCCTCAGGTTTTTTTCGGCGCACCGCACCGTCCCCGGATCTCCCCTGATCGTCCTGGTGCATCCCTGGGAGAGCGGGCTCGACAACAGCCCGCGGTGGGACTTCGCGACGGGGGGCGGCTTCCGGCCGTCCCGCCCCTACGCGCGGCACGACACGGGCGTCGTATCCGCCGGGGAGCGGCCCCGGGGCGCCGACTACGACCTCTATCTCTACCTGGTGGAGCTGATCGCCGCGCACCGGTACGACCTGGACGCGTTGCTCCCGCACACGCCGTTCGCCGTCTACGACGCGCTCCTGAACGCGATCTGGTACCGTGCCGCCCTCGACCTGAACCGCATCGCCGCGGAGCTGGGGCGGCCGCCGGAGTGGTCCGCGGACGAACTGCGCCGCTTCTCCGGCGCGTATCACCGGCTGTTGTGGGACGAGCGGTCGAGCCTGTTTCTCGACTTCGACCTCCGCGCCGGCCGGCCCATTCCCGCGCAGACGATCGCGGGCCTCGGGGCGATTTACGCGGGCCTGGTCGAGCGGGAGCAGGCCGCGCGCATGTACCGGAGCTATCGAGACCGATGTCGGGACTGCCGTCTGCTGCCGACCGTGCCGCCGGACCGGCCCGAGTATGAGCCGGCGCGGTACTGGCGGGGTCCCGTGTGGA is a window of bacterium DNA encoding:
- a CDS encoding carbohydrate ABC transporter permease; its protein translation is MTFRRLSVYSAAVVIAAWVVFPIVLIALAAFTPREALYAWPRPLWPARFTLATMRTFLESTDVLRSTWNSLQVAGMTIGMAFLISAPAAYALARYRFRGREALQFLVLATKMFPAAILAVPLAVAFIRWGLYDTLFGVALVHTALAVPFVMTMVTGIFVAISYELEEAAMTLGSSRLGAVIRITLPMALPGLAAAGIFTFITSWNEVFAASILTVDHRTLPALILNAVVGSGAGAPLDYRFAGGFFMIVPALVIMLLIRRYLLTLWGVALR
- a CDS encoding trehalase family glycosidase; the encoded protein is MAASPDLVAPSLAVLRRNDLGAYTRPSPRLYPHQWNWDSAFVALALAYRDWPRAEREVDALLAAQWTNGMLPHIHYNPDAGGYFPGPEWWPDVPVRRAGELTSGISHPPVLPTMVYWAGRAQPDVRVRHAWWARIYEPLRGALRFFSAHRTVPGSPLIVLVHPWESGLDNSPRWDFATGGGFRPSRPYARHDTGVVSAGERPRGADYDLYLYLVELIAAHRYDLDALLPHTPFAVYDALLNAIWYRAALDLNRIAAELGRPPEWSADELRRFSGAYHRLLWDERSSLFLDFDLRAGRPIPAQTIAGLGAIYAGLVEREQAARMYRSYRDRCRDCRLLPTVPPDRPEYEPARYWRGPVWINTNWFVIRGLEDLGLGGDARPLAEATVELVRNGGWCEYFHPSSGEGLGGGDFSWTAALVIDLLSRPVYGPGSP
- a CDS encoding ABC transporter ATP-binding protein, with product MAEVRLEHLRKTYGKVTAIDDVSLAVDDGEFLVLLGPSGCGKTTVLRAVAGLEELDRGRIFIGGRDVTRLPPGRRRIAMVFQSYAVFPHLRVYDNIVFGLRMAREPAAEQRRRAQDAAELLQIQDLLDRYPAQLSGGQRQRVAVARAIVMRPDVLLMDEPLSNLDALLRLHMRTELKRIHRELRATTIYVTHDQVEALSLGQRIAVMYAGRIVQHDTPLRVYDAPASRLVGAFIGNPPMNFLEGLAQATGGGTALVVSGQPLELPGRAAAWLAAHAPDAVLAGIRPEHIAVSLGPVPGAIAAAVVAVESLGAQGLLTAAVGGQILKITVPVDFHGDPGQPVWLRIDGSRVRLMDARTGDAISA